Genomic DNA from Hordeum vulgare subsp. vulgare chromosome 2H, MorexV3_pseudomolecules_assembly, whole genome shotgun sequence:
AACACACACCAGGGTGATGATGTCAAGTGTATCTAGCCTCTATAAGTTATAAATTTGTAAATATTTTCCTCAACAAATCACATTTGGCCTCAAATGAGCTAGTAACACATATTCCACCAGTTTGATTTGCTTCAAAACATGTAAATCTCTAAATGTAATAGGGTGTGAAATTATAAGCATTATTACATGCTTGTTTGTTAATCTCAAATGGCTGCCATGTTCTTTATCAACAAGAGCGATCGGTACCAGCATACACCATAGATACAAAGGTTATTTGTGCATAAGAAAAATGATGAAAAGTGATTGTCTGCTTTTCCAGATGTTATTGATATTTCCATGAGGGATACAAATAAAAATTCAGAAAAGGCCAAGGTGGATGGTTGTTACAATACATATGAATGACCCAAGTCCTAAATCCGAAAAAGTGTAAGCACCTGATGCACCACCTGCGTCTAAAGCTTCACTCCAGACTTCAGTACCTTCGAAACCACGTGTAGCATTAGACTGAATTTTAAGTGAAGCCCAGACAACTTCAGAGCTCCAAACTGAATACCGTTGGAGAAAATAGTCTCGATGGTTTCACATATACAGACTTCAGCAAAATATTCTCTAGTGCAGGCCCATAACCATTGATGTCTGCATATTGATTTAAGTCAGGCTGTAATCAAATTGATTTAGGTCAGGCAGTCATCAGAGTATCAGAGGATCACCAGAACTTCGATCTCCATCATGTGGCACTTGATGTGGTTCAACTGCATTTAGGTGTACCTGAACATTCTGGTGATCACCTCcgatcatattattgtgctatACCTCCTCTCCTCACAAAGCTACTCTACATATCTCAAACTCTGAAAGGCAGGGACAATATATGTAGCCAGTGGCCAATAGTACCACTGTAGGAGCAGCTGCAACTTGTGCTACTGTCCACGAAAAATGAGATAATGGAATTAATTCAGTTGgatattatactccctccgtcttaaaataagtgactcaaaaatgactctactttgtactaaaattagtacaaaactgagtcatttttgagtcacttattttgggacggagggagtagataataAGGAATTCAATCTCTAAGAAACCCAAGTCTACTGTATCCTACCATTGGTTGCACTCAGGCCACTCGCAGCCACTTGCTATGCACTAGTCCTCAGCATGGAAAGATTAAAAATCCATGGCACCAGACTGTTGATACCGCCTGCCAAAGTACTTACCAATACTCCTGCACCTAATTCTAAAATCTTTTTCTTTGACAGCTTTTACCTTAGTGTGCAGTTCTTCTTTGTCAGCCCAAGGAGAGCTAAAAATTACATCCTAGGCAAGCTAAAGGGTAATAAAAAAGAAGTTCTTCATGATAACCAAAGTTAACCTGTTGAGACTAGATGATATTGCAGATTAGAGACAATAAATAATAGGAGCACAAGGTTTAATAAAATATGCCTTGAAGAGTTACCTGGGACAATTAGCTCAGTCTTAGCAGCCCCACAGAAACAACAATAATTGCACTAACATAACAGAACAAACCTTTTCAGAAGATAAACTTCAACAGGCTAGATCTTAGATGCTTCTGTATACAGTAATTAAATGATTAAGTATTtactctagctctgaaaaatagcACGAAAAATTTAATACACAAGgggtgaaaaagaagaagaaaaacagatATAAATGTGAGGCACATAATGTAAAGTATAACAAAAAATCTTAATTTCACTTCATTTAGCAAGATATTTCTAAGGGCCTTAAATATTTGACCCTGTTTCACATCAATGATAAAAGTCATGATTCATTACAGCCCTCAAGGAAAAATAAAGAGGTCCAACAATCCTTTTTCAGCAGTACATCAATATTTACAGTAAGTTGTGTAGCTAAGGGATAACAAGAAGCTCAAGTTGTAAGCCCAACTTTACCTTCCCTACTCTTTCCACTAGCTGGCAGTGAAAAATCAAGTATATGGGAATATGAATCTGGACCAAGTAGCAATATAACATCGTAACCAAAATGGTCACTGTTCCAAGAAAGAATTCTCAATGGCCCTCACATAGACGGCTTTTGGCAGAGTTCCAGTAATACTATGTATTTTCTCTCCATCCTTGAACagtaaaacggtcggaaccctctcgATATTGTAGGAAGTTGCAGTTTGTGGGTAATCATCAGTGTCAAGCTTATAGCATTTTATCCTTCCATCGTATTCGTTTGCAATCTCGTCGACAATTCGATGGACCATTTTACAAGGTCCACACCATGAGGCCCAAAACTCCACAAGCACAGGCACATCACTGCAGATAACATTTTGGTTCCAGGAACATGCAGTGATTGCTTCAGCTGTACAAATGGAAAGAACACTACTGTTACAACTTCTCTACGTATGCAGACTAAGTtcacaaaaaaaactcaaaacagatgaAGTTAATTACAACAGATTTCAGAAAACCGAACACGTGAAAGAAGTGTGTAGGTAGCTACTAGTATTCAGTGAGGTGAATCACAAAGATTAACTAAGCTAATTGGTTCTTCTTATATTCTGAAAGAGAAGGATTTACGCAACAGCGCAGCTTGTGCGAACTGACAGTCTGACAGTGCCATGATGGTGAGCGAGAGAGCCATGACATAGGACTAGATAAAATGCGTAGGTCAGCCAAATAACACAATAGGGCTAGGCGTACAAATTACAATGCCTACTGGTACTACTTCTCACTACGTTTATTAACGGAACAAGTAATCTAAGAAGTGAACATGGGGCTGCATTTTCCTGCATAGTACACATTAGACTAGTAAGTATTAGCATATAAATTCAATTTTACAGCGAGGAATTGGAATTGCCAGGCACACGGTTCAACTTCGCAACATATATAGTCTAGTGGCCTGAACTTAATCATATGATCCACCCTTCTACTCCGTATCTTGTAGCAGCAAACACAGTTCGTGGGCTCGTTAACCGCT
This window encodes:
- the LOC123426736 gene encoding thioredoxin M3, chloroplastic-like, with product MAAAASRHLCCATALLSPSAAAAPIRRRVGYGYGYGSSSTRRWPCRRWAHGPDAASRIRRPTTGSSTARVSCAYSTGAEAITACSWNQNVICSDVPVLVEFWASWCGPCKMVHRIVDEIANEYDGRIKCYKLDTDDYPQTATSYNIERVPTVLLFKDGEKIHSITGTLPKAVYVRAIENSFLEQ